In Carassius carassius chromosome 46, fCarCar2.1, whole genome shotgun sequence, the following proteins share a genomic window:
- the LOC132128880 gene encoding sal-like protein 4, which produces MSRRKQSKPQHINSDDPASTENGILHNGQGEDDGNDAKRRRSEETRVCDKCCAEFFNEAEFLEHERNCTKSQQVVIMKDGDGSEVTPDFSQHSPGDFLGNQSTNNSHSKHSAESEEMMEGEILLNQDDPSNHHPDVSGSSDVGYIVSSKLQDSVTLESMASTKVAVTQQSSSSSNQKSPPTQPHEDAFFAIPMILEQLVSLQQQQLQQIQLTEQIRIQVAMMAPQSFHSALGAVVDPLKALGAHLSQQLSAAAALIGKRTGSQNLSLEALKQAKLPQSATIPTSLTGGLVSVPLKADLKGLPDLASRLPALLPQSPGVMGLQSPFNTLATSIDSYKKAKNKIPGTLESNMVSGEHMFRHKCKFCGKTFGNDSALQIHLRSHTGERPFKCNICGNRFTTKGNLKVHFQRHKEKYPHIKMNPYPVPEHLDNMPTNNGIPYGMSMPIDENSFVDTKPVLGLPSTSLHPPVLQGFKPSYDIPVGGDLYSQRPPSSGSDGASISSGMFGPEMVGLDQGKDSSDALAGLHHINGNGLSGENGSDTAKLQQMVDGLDKKTNDPNECVICHRVLSCQSSLKMHYRTHTGERPYKCKICGRAFSTKGNLKAHYGVHKANTLLKMQHSCPICHKKFTNAVVLQQHIRMHMGGQIPNTPLPENQFESPEALDASMTEEKNIDSTGHEESMEEQDLHLDNQEKLNLSTEPQPADKDRAFQGPPPMLTGIAALENHMMSLTSALNLQRQSSTASESDGGLKDSPSGSGEMDYKNGHSPAVSDSVSFHSLSPRDGPLSNGQSKSPESTNPDNGVKSRPDSDAPQDFSENSGALDLTSSFNPKPVKEEPGLSISNGEYGSSQLPFVRVPPNLVKLEMQIPPETPIGAHGLYSSQLPQGATTPPVTPGAPRRTSKQHLCNICGKNFSSASALQIHERTHTGEKPFICTICGRAFTTKGNLKVHVGTHMWNNTARRGQRLSLDNPVALMAMGTESTMKPDMLPPPKDLIPPPINFNPSMWNQYAAAFTNGLTMKTNEISVIQNGGVPLPGGLTGGPLVGSTGGITKIETSQMGIPGTIAEMEKNGSDSIAKFPHFMEEGKVN; this is translated from the exons ATGTCGAGGCGCAAGCAATCCAAACCACAGCATATCAATTCAGACGATCCCGCTTCGACAGAAAATG GGATCTTGCACAACGGTCAAGGTGAGGATGATGGCAATGATGCTAAGAGGCGACGATCAGAGGAGACGAGGGTTTGCGACAAATGTTGCGCAGAGTTCTTCAATGAGGCAGAGTTTCTCGAACATGAGAGAAATTGCACTAAGAGTCAGCAGGTCGTGATCATGAAAGATGGCGATGGGAGTGAAGTGACCCCTGATTTCTCCCAGCATTCTCCGGGTGATTTCCTGGGCAATCAGTCTACCAATAATTCACATTCAAAGCACAGTGCAGAGTCTGAGGAAATGATGGAAGGAGAGATCTTGCTGAACCAGGATGACCCCTCAAATCACCATCCAGATGTGTCTGGCAGTTCAGATGTGGGGTACATTGTATCTTCCAAATTGCAAGACTCTGTGACTCTTGAGTCCATGGCTTCTACTAAAGTTGCTGTAACACAACAGTCATCCAGTTCGTCCAATCAGAAGTCTCCTCCCACACAACCACACGAAGATGCCTTTTTTGCAATCCCCATGATCCTGGAACAGCTGGTCAGTCTCCAGCAGCAACAACTGCAGCAGATTCAGCTAACCGAGCAGATACGCATCCAGGTGGCCATGATGGCACCTCAGAGTTTCCATTCTGCACTGGGTGCTGTTGTGGATCCACTGAAAGCACTGGGTGCACATTTATCACAGCAGCTTTCAGCCGCAGCTGCCCTCATTGGCAAACGGACAGGCTCCCAGAACTTGTCCTTGGAAGCCTTAAAGCAAGCCAAGCTACCTCAGTCTGCCACCATCCCCACATCCCTAACTGGAGGTTTGGTCTCCGTGCCCTTAAAAGCAGACTTGAAAGGACTTCCCGATTTAGCTAGCCGACTTCCCGCACTGCTTCCTCAATCTCCAGGGGTCATGGGATTACAGAGTCCCTTTAATACCCTCGCAACAAGCATAGATTCCtataaaaaggcaaaaaataagATCCCTGGCACGTTGGAGTCAAATATGGTCTCTGGTGAACATATGTTCAggcacaaatgcaaattctgtgGGAAGACATTTGGAAACGACAGCGCTCTACAAATCCACTTGCGCTCACACACTGGTGAAAGGCCCTTTAAATGCAACATCTGTGGAAACCGTTTCACAACCAAAGGAAACCTTAAAGTGCATTTCCAGAGGCACAAAGAAAAATACCCACACATCAAGATGAATCCATATCCCGTACCAGAACACCTTGACAACATGCCAACAAACAATGGTATCCCTTATGGCATGTCCATGCCCATAGATGAAAACAGTTTTGTGGACACCAAACCAGTGCTGGGGCTTCCCTCGACAAGTCTCCATCCACCAGTGCTCCAAGGATTCAAGCCCTCATATGACATTCCAGTAGGTGGGGACCTCTACTCCCAGAGGCCGCCTTCATCTGGCAGTGACGGTGCATCCATTTCTTCTGGCATGTTCGGTCCGGAGATGGTGGGACTGGATCAAGGCAAAGATTCCTCTGATGCACTGGCTGGATTGCACCACATAAACGGTAACGGTCTATCTGGCGAAAATGGCTCTGATACTGCAAAACTTCAGCAGATGGTGGATGGCTTGGATAAGAAGACAAATGACCCCAATGAATGTGTTATTTGTCATAGAGTGCTGAGCTGCCAAAGTTCCCTCAAAATGCATTACCGCACACACACTGGTGAGCGACCGTACAAATGCAAAATCTGTGGCAGGGCTTTCTCCACCAAGGGCAACCTTAAAGCTCATTATGGTGTTCATAAGGCCAACACTCTCCTTAAAATGCAACACTCTTGTCCTATTTGTCATAAGAAGTTCACCAATGCAGTTGTCCTTCAGCAGCATATTCGTATGCACATGGGTGGCCAGATTCCCAACACCCCTCTCCCAGAGAATCAGTTCGAAAGTCCTGAAGCACTGGATGCTAGCATGACTGAGGAAAAGAACATTGACTCCACTGGCCATGAAGAGAGTATGGAAGAGCAAGACTTGCATTTGGACAATCAGGAGAAGCTGAACCTCTCTACAGAGCCCCAGCCCGCTGACAAAGATCGGGCTTTCCAAGGTCCACCACCTATGCTTACAGGCATTGCCGCCCTGGAGAACCACATGATGAGCCTCACCTCTGCACTGAACCTGCAACGACAAAGCAGCACTGCTTCTGAGAGTGATGGTGGGCTGAAAGATTCCCCTTCAGGGTCTGGAGAAATGGATTATAAGAATGGCCACAGTCCAGCTGTGTCAGATTCTGTGTCCTTTCACTCTTTGTCCCCTAGAGACGGTCCCCTGAGTAATGGACAATCAAAATCACCAGAATCCACAAACCCAGATAATGGAGTAAAATCCAGACCTGACTCTGATGCACCTCAAGATTTTAGCGAAAACAGTGGCGCACTGGACTTGACGTCAAGTTTTAACCCAAAACCTGTCAAAGAGGAGCCAGGCTTGTCCATCTCCAATGGCGAATATG GTTCCAGTCAGTTACCATTTGTGAGGGTGCCTCCAAATCTGGTCAAACTGGAGATGCAGATTCCTCCTGAGACTCCCATAGGTGCTCACGGCCTGTACAGCTCCCAACTGCCCCAAGGAGCTACCACTCCTCCAGTTACTCCTGGTGCTCCTCGTCGCACCTCCAAGCAGCATCTCTGCAATATCTGTGGGAAGAACTTTTCATCTGCAAGCGCCCTTCAAATCCATGAACGTACACACACAGGCGAGAAGCCATTCATTTGCACAATTTGTGGCAGGGCTTTCACAACAAAGGGAAACCTTAAG GTGCATGTTGGGACCCACATGTGGAATAATACAGCAAGGCGAGGTCAACGCCTCTCGTTGGATAACCCAGTAGCTTTAATGGCCATGGGCACAGAGTCCACGATGAAACCAGACATGCTGCCACCCCCAAAGGATTTGATTCCCCCACCAATTAATTTCAACCCATCAATGTGGAACCAGTATGCAGCTGCCTTCACAAATGGGCTGACCATGAAGACCAATGAGATTTCAGTCATCCAAAATGGAGGCGTTCCCCTCCCAGGAGGTCTCACTGGAGGTCCTTTAGTGGGCTCTACAGGGGGAATAACAAAGATTGAGACTTCTCAGATGGGCATCCCTGGCACAATTGCAGAAATGGAAAAGAATGGCTCTGACAGCATAGCAAAATTTCCACATTTTATGGAGGAGGGTAAAGTGAATTAG